A stretch of Pomacea canaliculata isolate SZHN2017 linkage group LG6, ASM307304v1, whole genome shotgun sequence DNA encodes these proteins:
- the LOC112567239 gene encoding synaptotagmin-1 isoform X3, which produces MEALLRLRREAEAVAAAAVSEAVTSSPDITTQGSTKQSKLDEYKDKIIEEIKKLPIWADILIVAGALLVLSCCLYCLCKRCCRKRKKKEGKKGLKGAVDLKSVTLLGNSYKEKVQPELDELPVNMEDNEDAESTKSEVKLGKLQFALDYDFQKGELAVTVIQAADLPGMDMSGTSDPYVKVYLLPDKKKKYETKVHRKTLNPVFNETFTFKAPYAEIGSKTLVFAVYDFDRFSKHDQIGQVQVPLNSIDLGRVLEEWRDLTSPDSESEKENKLGDICFSLRYVPTAGKLTVVILEAKNLKKMDVGGLSDPYVKIALYQGNKRLKKKKTTIKKRTLNPYFNESFTFEVPFEQIQKVTLIITVVDYDRIGTSEPIGRVLLGCNSTGTELRHWSDMLANPRRPIAQWHTLQEVPEKN; this is translated from the exons ATGGAGGCCCTGTTGCGCCTGCGTCGCGAGGCAGAGGCGGTAGCAGCAGCGGCAGTGTCAGAGGCTGTCACCAGTAGTCCTGACATCACAACACAAGGGAGTACCAAACAGTCAAAACTAGACGAGTACAAGGACAAGATTAtcgaagaaataaaaaagt TGCCAATATGGGCTGACATCCTGATTGTGGCTGGGGCGCTGCTGGTGTTATCATGCTGCCTATACTGTCTGTGCAAACGCTGTTGTCGCAAGCGAAAGAAGAAGGAGGGTAAAAAGGGACTGAAAGGTGCTGTAGATTTGAAGAGTGTAACGTTGCTAGGAAACTCATATAAAGAGAAG GTTCAGCCTGAATTAGATGAACTTCCTGTCAATATGGAGGATAACGAGGATGCTGAAAGTACTAAGTCAGAAGTCAAGCTGGGCAAGTTGCAGTTTGCGTTAGACTACGACTTCCAGAAAGGCGAG CTGGCAGTGACTGTCATCCAAGCAGCAGATCTCCCAGGCATGGATATGAGTGGCACATCGGATCCATATGTGAAAGTTTACCTGCTCcctgacaagaagaaaaagtatgAGACCAAAGTACATCGCAAGACACTTAACCCGGTCTTCAATGAGACCTTCACTTTCAAG GCTCCATACGCAGAGATTGGATCCAAGACACTTGTGTTTGCTGTCTATGACTTTGATCGCTTCTCAAAGCATGACCAGATTGGTCAGGTTCAGGTGCCTCTTAACTCCATCGATCTCGGACGTGTTTTGGAAGAGTGGCGTGACCTTACTTCTCCTGACAGCGAGTCAGAAAAG GAAAACAAACTGGGTGACATTTGCTTCTCCTTGCGCTATGTGCCAACAGCTGGCAAGCTGACTGTTGTCATTCTGGAGGCAAAGAACCTTAAAAAGATGGATGTTGGTGGTCTCTCAG ATCCCTATGTGAAAATAGCTCTGTATCAAGGAAACAAGCgtctgaagaaaaagaaaaccactaTAAAGAAACGCACTCTCAACCCCTACTTCAATGAGTCATTCACTTTTGAGGTTCCCTTTGAGCAGATCCAG AAAGTCACACTGATTATCACAGTGGTGGATTATGACCGCATCGGCACTTCGGAGCCAATTGGCCGTGTACTGCTTGGCTGCAACTCCACAGGAACCGAGCTGCGACACTGGAGCGACATGCTGGCAAACCCACGCCGTCCCATCGCTCAGTGGCACACACTACAGGAGGTTCCGGAGAAGAATTAA
- the LOC112567239 gene encoding synaptotagmin-1 isoform X2 — translation MEALLRLRREAEAVAAAAVSEAVTSSPDITTQGSTKQSKLDEYKDKIIEEIKKLPIWADILIVAGALLVLSCCLYCLCKRCCRKRKKKEGKKGLKGAVDLKSVTLLGNSYKEKVQPELDELPVNMEDNEDAESTKSEVKLGKLQFALDYDFQKGELAVTVIQAADLPGMDMSGTSDPYVKVYLLPDKKKKYETKVHRKTLNPVFNETFTFKAPYAEIGSKTLVFAVYDFDRFSKHDQIGQVQVPLNSIDLGRVLEEWRDLTSPDSESEKENKLGDICFSLRYVPTAGKLTVVILEAKNLKKMDVGGLSDPYVKISLMLNGKRVKKKKTTIKKCTLNPYYNESFTFEVPFEQIQKVTLIITVVDYDRIGTSEPIGRVLLGCNSTGTELRHWSDMLANPRRPIAQWHTLQEVPEKN, via the exons ATGGAGGCCCTGTTGCGCCTGCGTCGCGAGGCAGAGGCGGTAGCAGCAGCGGCAGTGTCAGAGGCTGTCACCAGTAGTCCTGACATCACAACACAAGGGAGTACCAAACAGTCAAAACTAGACGAGTACAAGGACAAGATTAtcgaagaaataaaaaagt TGCCAATATGGGCTGACATCCTGATTGTGGCTGGGGCGCTGCTGGTGTTATCATGCTGCCTATACTGTCTGTGCAAACGCTGTTGTCGCAAGCGAAAGAAGAAGGAGGGTAAAAAGGGACTGAAAGGTGCTGTAGATTTGAAGAGTGTAACGTTGCTAGGAAACTCATATAAAGAGAAG GTTCAGCCTGAATTAGATGAACTTCCTGTCAATATGGAGGATAACGAGGATGCTGAAAGTACTAAGTCAGAAGTCAAGCTGGGCAAGTTGCAGTTTGCGTTAGACTACGACTTCCAGAAAGGCGAG CTGGCAGTGACTGTCATCCAAGCAGCAGATCTCCCAGGCATGGATATGAGTGGCACATCGGATCCATATGTGAAAGTTTACCTGCTCcctgacaagaagaaaaagtatgAGACCAAAGTACATCGCAAGACACTTAACCCGGTCTTCAATGAGACCTTCACTTTCAAG GCTCCATACGCAGAGATTGGATCCAAGACACTTGTGTTTGCTGTCTATGACTTTGATCGCTTCTCAAAGCATGACCAGATTGGTCAGGTTCAGGTGCCTCTTAACTCCATCGATCTCGGACGTGTTTTGGAAGAGTGGCGTGACCTTACTTCTCCTGACAGCGAGTCAGAAAAG GAAAACAAACTGGGTGACATTTGCTTCTCCTTGCGCTATGTGCCAACAGCTGGCAAGCTGACTGTTGTCATTCTGGAGGCAAAGAACCTTAAAAAGATGGATGTTGGTGGTCTCTCAG atcCCTATGTAAAGATCTCTTTGATGCTTAATGGGAAGCGcgttaagaagaagaagacaactATCAAGAAGTGCACCCTCAACCCTTACTATAATGAGTCCTTTACGTTCGAAGTGCCCTTCGAACAGATACAG AAAGTCACACTGATTATCACAGTGGTGGATTATGACCGCATCGGCACTTCGGAGCCAATTGGCCGTGTACTGCTTGGCTGCAACTCCACAGGAACCGAGCTGCGACACTGGAGCGACATGCTGGCAAACCCACGCCGTCCCATCGCTCAGTGGCACACACTACAGGAGGTTCCGGAGAAGAATTAA
- the LOC112567239 gene encoding synaptotagmin-1 isoform X1, whose protein sequence is MEALLRLRREAEAVAAAAVSEAVTSSPDITTQGSTKQSKLDEYKDKIIEEIKKLPIWADILIVAGALLVLSCCLYCLCKRCCRKRKKKEGKKGLKGAVDLKSVTLLGNSYKEKVQPELDELPVNMEDNEDAESTKSEVKLGKLQFALDYDFQKGELAVTVIQAADLPGMDMSGTSDPYVKVYLLPDKKKKYETKVHRKTLNPVFNETFTFKAPYAEIGSKTLVFAVYDFDRFSKHDQIGQVQVPLNSIDLGRVLEEWRDLTSPDSESEKENKLGDICFSLRYVPTAGKLTVVILEAKNLKKMDVGGLSDPYVKIALYQGNKRLKKKKTTIKKRTLNPYFNESFTFEVPFEQIQHFSSDLPWGFLWLLSLVSKSPVGAVSLQVTMPKEKDSCAPRICREPFCLAYLDSALPASSYLKRKIKKKQVICTHTHTQTCFDLFRS, encoded by the exons ATGGAGGCCCTGTTGCGCCTGCGTCGCGAGGCAGAGGCGGTAGCAGCAGCGGCAGTGTCAGAGGCTGTCACCAGTAGTCCTGACATCACAACACAAGGGAGTACCAAACAGTCAAAACTAGACGAGTACAAGGACAAGATTAtcgaagaaataaaaaagt TGCCAATATGGGCTGACATCCTGATTGTGGCTGGGGCGCTGCTGGTGTTATCATGCTGCCTATACTGTCTGTGCAAACGCTGTTGTCGCAAGCGAAAGAAGAAGGAGGGTAAAAAGGGACTGAAAGGTGCTGTAGATTTGAAGAGTGTAACGTTGCTAGGAAACTCATATAAAGAGAAG GTTCAGCCTGAATTAGATGAACTTCCTGTCAATATGGAGGATAACGAGGATGCTGAAAGTACTAAGTCAGAAGTCAAGCTGGGCAAGTTGCAGTTTGCGTTAGACTACGACTTCCAGAAAGGCGAG CTGGCAGTGACTGTCATCCAAGCAGCAGATCTCCCAGGCATGGATATGAGTGGCACATCGGATCCATATGTGAAAGTTTACCTGCTCcctgacaagaagaaaaagtatgAGACCAAAGTACATCGCAAGACACTTAACCCGGTCTTCAATGAGACCTTCACTTTCAAG GCTCCATACGCAGAGATTGGATCCAAGACACTTGTGTTTGCTGTCTATGACTTTGATCGCTTCTCAAAGCATGACCAGATTGGTCAGGTTCAGGTGCCTCTTAACTCCATCGATCTCGGACGTGTTTTGGAAGAGTGGCGTGACCTTACTTCTCCTGACAGCGAGTCAGAAAAG GAAAACAAACTGGGTGACATTTGCTTCTCCTTGCGCTATGTGCCAACAGCTGGCAAGCTGACTGTTGTCATTCTGGAGGCAAAGAACCTTAAAAAGATGGATGTTGGTGGTCTCTCAG ATCCCTATGTGAAAATAGCTCTGTATCAAGGAAACAAGCgtctgaagaaaaagaaaaccactaTAAAGAAACGCACTCTCAACCCCTACTTCAATGAGTCATTCACTTTTGAGGTTCCCTTTGAGCAGATCCAG CACTTTTCTAGTGACCTGCCGTGGGGCTTCCTCTGGCTGCTGAGCCTGGTCAGCAAGAGTCCAGTTGGCGCTGTTTCTCTGCAGGTCACAATGCCTAAGGAAAAAGACAGCTGTGCACCTAGAATATGTAGAGAGCCTTTCTGTCTGGCATATTTAGACAGTGCTTTGCCTGCCAGCTCATActtgaaaaggaaaattaaaaaaaagcaagtcatatgcacacacacacacacacagacttgcTTTGATCTTTTTAGATCATAA